Sequence from the Sulfuracidifex tepidarius genome:
CATCTAGCTCCCTCGGTTGGATTTTCCCAGCCGTGGAACTTCATTGTAATTCGCGATGAAGAAAAGAGAAGGAAGATAAAAGAGCTAGCCCTTGAAGAGAGGGAAAGGTTCAGGGAGGAGCTTCCAGAGGACAGGAAGAAAATATTCGATAACGTGAAAATAGAGGCAGTTCTGGACACGCCATTGAACATAGCAGTTACATGCGACCCCACTAGGTTCGGCCCTCACGTTCTGGGAAGGAGGACAATACCAGAAACGTGCCAATACAGCTCAGTCTTGGCTGTGGAAAACATGTGGCTCGCTGCAACGAGTGAAGGAATAGGAATGGGATGGTTATCTTTCTTTAGAAAAGAGGACGTTAAGAAAATTCTGGAAATTCCTGAACATGTAGATCTAGTTGCATACCTCACTTTAGGACCAGCAGACATACCTGAAAGACCAGAGCTTGAAATTTTCGGGTGGGGAAAGAGAATGAGGCTTTCAGAAGTAGTTAATGAAGACTCTTGGGGAAAGCCTCCAAGGAAAGAGTTAATAGACAAGTTAGACAACATAAGAATATAGCGAGCTAGTAGAGTTTAGACGCAAAAGAAGAAAATATTAATAAATGCTGGTAATAAAATACTATCGTTTATGATAATCTGTTTTCACGGAAGCAAATATTTCCTATCACAAGAGGGGTTCTTTAGAACCGAAGATGGTGACTGTGATGTTTTAGTAGTGCAATCAATGGAAGAGGCTAAACGTATGTTAGACAAAGGAGCATTAAAGAAAGGAGAGAAAATTGAGATCTGTGATAATAACGAGGAAGTCTGTATGGAAGAAATAAGAAGGAAGTTGTTCAGAATAACTAAATCATGTAAGTTCTCTTAGTTTCGGTTAAGGCTCCGATATACTTTATTATCCGTGAAATCATGGAGACCGATCTAAAGCTGGTTAAAGCAGTATTAGACGTAGTTAAAGAGAGCCTCCCTGAGGACTGTGATGAGATCATAGAGAAAGTGAGTAAAAGAATAGTGAAGGATCTAAAAGATAAAGGTGCTGAAAGGGCAATGATGGAATGGTACGGAATCACAGAGGAAGATTTGAAAATGATAAGATAAATAAAAATTTTTGTTTTATTTGGAAAAACTTTTTTCTTATATACAGTATATAAAGTGTATAATAGAGATAAATCAAATAACTTGTACTAGTTCTTGCTTTACGGCTCCACTTCATTACATCATCGCACTTAGATGCCTCCGAATACTAAAACATCTATACCGTCATTCCGGCTTTTGGACTCTCATGCGTAATTCTTTATTCCCTGAAATCAGTTAAGAACGAGATACATCTTACAAAACTTAGCTTTCCGATTTCTCTAATGCTTTCCCGACATAGAGGTTATTAATAAGTATAATTTTTAAAGGTATATTTGAATACTATTTAAATACAGCACAATACCAACCTTCAGAAAGAAATCCTTCGCTCCTTGTTGGGATTCACCGATTTAAGTTCCTAAAAAAATTCAGGATGGAATCACTTGAGGCAGCTCGCTTGAAGCTTCCTCTATGTCCTTTAGCGTATCTATAGACCTCCAATAGACATCCTTGAATTTAGCACCCTTCAATTGACCAGCCTCTGCGAGCTTAGGGAAAGTTGCTTTTTCTACATCCCCTCTATCAGGAAGCAAATCAAATATCTTTGGAGACATCATATAAACTCCGGCATTTATCATGTAGTTCTCTAGCACAGGCTTTTCCCTGAAGCTGGTTATCAATCCGTCTTTAGTTTCTACTATTCCGTACGGGCTTTTCAGAGGTACCAAAGCTATTGTTGCAACGCTTTCCTTTACGTCCATCTTCGAGAAGTCCAAGTTGGTCACTACGTCACCGTTAGTCACAATGAACTCATTTTGCTCTCCTAGGATTTCCTTAACCTTCTTCAACGCTCCTCCAGTCCCAAGGGGTTCTTCCTCAATAGAGAAATAAGCTGATATCTTCAACCTCTTCTCGTTCTTGCTCACCCATTCAGCTAGGACATCCCACTTGTAACCTGTAAGGAAAATGAAGGATGAAATACCATACCTCTTGAAGTGGAGTATCTGCCACTCAATAATCGGTTTTCCCGCGACCTCTATCAAAGGCTTTGGTCTGTCATCTGTAAGAGGCCTAAGCCTCTTTCCAAAACCTCCTGCCAAAATTACAGCGTGCATAACCTTAAATATATTGTTCAGTTTAAAAATTTTTTGGAGATAGTTTTATTTCGTTAAAAAGAGTTTGTATTAGTTTTCATACATATTAAAGATAATACATGGCAGTGGCTTCTTTCTTTTATATCATGTAAATCGCAATTAGGTTTATGACAAGAGAAGTAAGTCTGAAATACGATTCTACTGGTATATTGCATAAGCTAGCGGATCCATTCGTAGTCACCAGCATCTTAGGTCATGTCAGGCTAATTATGGAAAAGGAGGACGATGAGTTCAAATCCTTCGATAGAGTTACATCGTCGTCTGACGTTTTCAGAGTCATATTTGAGTTCGGTAACCCTTTTTCGAAGTTATTAACTTCTTCTGGAGAATTACAGAGGAAGGTAACGCCAAGTTCGATCTCATATAAGATGAACCCTGAAGATAACGTGTTTTCTATCAGTACAAACTTCGTCATAGAGAAAGGAAAGCTAAGAATTATAAATAGTGTGAAGTACCTCTCGCCCCAAGCTGTAAACTACATAGGTATGAAAGAGGATGAACTAGAACTACATTTAATAGAAGGTCATTTAATTCCTTATTTCAAGTTCTTCAGCGGAAATGAAGAGGATGAATACGTTCTATTGAAAACAGCTGAGGGAAACTTATGTAGTCTAATCGCATCAATGGGAGAATTAAGGAAGACTAACTATATCTATAAGATAGTTATCGCATCGCCTAAAATTAACACAGTGCTTCACATTCAAAAGGACAGTGTAAAAGTGGAGGGGAATATAGGAGAATCTTCAGTTTCCTCTATGAAGCAACTATTAGAGGAGATCATGACAAGGTGTTGTAATGGAACTATCAAGATCTTTATGAAATTAGATTTCAGATAATACAAGATTAATTTTAATATAATTTTATATTATTTTTAAAATGTAGTTGCAACTATTTTGTAAATCTTATTATAAACTATCTTACGTTCCATCCTGAAGGTTGAGCTTTCGACCTTTTACAAAGCTTATTATTGAGTTTCTGCTTCTAAAAATTTTATGACTAAGAAAATAAACTTTATGTTCTATTATTAACTTAATTAGGTTAATTGGAAATAAGATTAGAATAGACTAGTTTCAAATTGTTGCTGTAAGTTCGGAACGTGGATCAACAACGTCTTAGCTTATACTATATTTATATTAAAATTATTTTCCTTTTTTATAGAAAAAGACTTAGTTTTGAAGAAAAGAATATATAGAATAAAAAGGAAGTTTAGTTTATGAGTGATATAGAATCCACTCTTGCAAAACTAAGGAACGTATCTATAGGAATCTTTGGAGCCTCTTCTTTCATCGCGCTAGTGATGAGTATCCTTATATTCGAGGGAATATCATTCAGTATTAACGAATCATATTCTACCGCTGGTAGAGTAAGTATTCCA
This genomic interval carries:
- a CDS encoding nucleotidyltransferase family protein, whose protein sequence is MHAVILAGGFGKRLRPLTDDRPKPLIEVAGKPIIEWQILHFKRYGISSFIFLTGYKWDVLAEWVSKNEKRLKISAYFSIEEEPLGTGGALKKVKEILGEQNEFIVTNGDVVTNLDFSKMDVKESVATIALVPLKSPYGIVETKDGLITSFREKPVLENYMINAGVYMMSPKIFDLLPDRGDVEKATFPKLAEAGQLKGAKFKDVYWRSIDTLKDIEEASSELPQVIPS
- the bluB gene encoding 5,6-dimethylbenzimidazole synthase: MELYDAIKRRRDVRSFYKNGTISDEVLARILMAGHLAPSVGFSQPWNFIVIRDEEKRRKIKELALEERERFREELPEDRKKIFDNVKIEAVLDTPLNIAVTCDPTRFGPHVLGRRTIPETCQYSSVLAVENMWLAATSEGIGMGWLSFFRKEDVKKILEIPEHVDLVAYLTLGPADIPERPELEIFGWGKRMRLSEVVNEDSWGKPPRKELIDKLDNIRI